A genomic region of Tsukamurella pulmonis contains the following coding sequences:
- a CDS encoding tyrosine-type recombinase/integrase → MAWITKYETNERRRGKPVATYRVTFKDLVRDENGLPIPVDPAKPNGRKKTTNRQETFPTRELAEARRDELNSAKHSGTVSQLADQRVAGTLPMGHYAAEFFKSQQGTVKPGSIKEGEAIYRRYLAEPFGQKATATITAADVRHFRAAMLSPRPARNPDTRSGNPTPKLNADGTPQMVTLSRSTVKKAYDILRRILDLAVIDGALKANPVHSVPLPRHAGTAQIATGDDAKPRDFKALPLTSAQIAAVADYMTTVQLQPVYALAVTFSAYTGLRAGELRGLEIGDVTLPRQKGAMGMVSVSRTKTRQGGEWVTGTPKSVRSTRVVPLDGWLADDLRTYLAGHPRRLDPSAPLFPGRMTRAEAKLAGVQLGDPTPIDDDTPEVAAQRAEIRAAEIAATYKWTEPINTDNVSNRYYAPALAALDLPPARWHDLRHSFAVLSLSAGEHYMQVSKMLGHASFVTTLTVYADYISEAEGGKQAPLTRPLAAPAPNLQLIQKVVAMRGGR, encoded by the coding sequence ATGGCGTGGATCACCAAGTACGAGACGAACGAGCGTCGTCGCGGGAAGCCGGTCGCGACCTACCGCGTCACGTTCAAGGACTTGGTCCGCGACGAGAACGGCCTCCCGATTCCGGTAGACCCGGCGAAGCCGAACGGACGCAAGAAGACGACCAACCGGCAGGAGACGTTCCCGACGCGAGAGCTGGCCGAGGCGCGCCGCGACGAGCTCAATAGCGCCAAGCACAGTGGCACCGTCTCCCAGCTCGCAGATCAGCGGGTAGCGGGAACCCTGCCGATGGGCCACTACGCGGCAGAATTCTTCAAGTCGCAGCAGGGCACCGTGAAGCCAGGCAGCATCAAGGAGGGCGAGGCGATCTATCGGCGGTACCTGGCGGAACCGTTCGGGCAGAAGGCCACCGCGACGATCACGGCTGCCGACGTACGGCACTTTCGCGCCGCGATGCTGTCGCCGCGTCCGGCCCGCAACCCCGACACGCGATCCGGGAACCCGACGCCGAAGCTGAACGCCGACGGTACCCCGCAGATGGTGACGCTGAGCCGGTCCACGGTGAAGAAGGCGTACGACATCCTCCGTCGCATCCTCGATCTGGCGGTGATTGACGGAGCATTGAAGGCGAACCCGGTGCACTCGGTGCCGTTGCCGCGTCACGCTGGCACCGCGCAGATCGCCACAGGCGACGACGCCAAGCCGCGTGACTTCAAGGCGCTGCCGCTCACCTCCGCGCAGATCGCAGCGGTGGCCGACTACATGACCACGGTGCAGCTCCAGCCGGTGTACGCGCTGGCGGTGACGTTCAGCGCCTACACGGGACTCCGGGCCGGCGAATTGCGTGGGCTGGAGATTGGCGACGTCACGTTGCCGCGCCAGAAGGGCGCGATGGGGATGGTCTCGGTCAGCCGGACGAAGACCCGCCAAGGAGGGGAGTGGGTGACCGGCACGCCCAAGTCGGTTAGGTCCACCCGCGTGGTCCCGCTGGACGGCTGGCTGGCCGACGACCTGCGCACCTACCTCGCGGGGCACCCGCGACGGTTGGACCCGTCCGCGCCGCTGTTCCCCGGCCGGATGACGCGCGCGGAGGCCAAGCTGGCAGGCGTGCAGCTCGGCGACCCGACGCCCATAGACGACGACACCCCCGAAGTGGCCGCGCAGCGAGCCGAGATCCGCGCAGCCGAGATCGCCGCTACCTACAAGTGGACGGAGCCGATCAACACCGACAACGTCTCCAATCGGTACTACGCGCCTGCCCTGGCTGCCCTCGACCTACCGCCCGCCCGCTGGCATGACCTGCGGCATTCGTTCGCGGTGCTGAGCTTGTCGGCGGGGGAGCACTACATGCAGGTCAGCAAGATGCTAGGCCACGCATCATTCGTTACTACACTTACCGTCTACGCCGACTACATCTCCGAGGCCGAAGGCGGCAAGCAAGCGCCCCTTACTCGTCCTCTGGCGGCTCCGGCTCCGAATCTGCAGTTGATCCAAAAGGTTGTCGCTATGCGCGGGGGACGATAG
- a CDS encoding recombinase family protein: MRVIGYVRVSTDRQGESGLGLEAQRDSLAQWCAARGHELLTVTTDVVSGAKNDAMFGREVAVAAVESGVAQGLLVRALDRVTRDQLDAAQIMKRANDYGWRLLDCEGADSGDPSQRLVADVRLAVAAEERRKIGTRTREALDQKRSKGDPGLISVSAQRRIQVLAAQGLGAKAIASTLTNEGIPTAKGGTEWSYSSVRRALARINGKAA, from the coding sequence ATGAGAGTCATCGGGTACGTGCGAGTGAGCACGGACAGGCAAGGCGAGAGCGGCCTCGGCCTCGAAGCGCAACGCGATTCGCTCGCACAGTGGTGCGCGGCTCGCGGCCACGAACTACTCACCGTCACGACGGACGTGGTCAGCGGCGCAAAGAACGACGCGATGTTCGGGCGCGAGGTCGCCGTGGCAGCCGTGGAATCGGGAGTGGCGCAAGGACTCCTCGTTCGCGCTCTGGACCGCGTCACCCGCGACCAGCTGGACGCCGCGCAGATCATGAAGCGAGCCAACGACTACGGCTGGCGATTGTTGGACTGCGAGGGCGCAGACAGCGGCGACCCGAGTCAGCGTCTTGTTGCGGACGTCCGCCTGGCGGTGGCGGCAGAGGAACGACGCAAGATCGGCACCCGCACCCGCGAGGCCCTGGACCAGAAGCGCAGCAAGGGCGACCCCGGCCTCATCAGCGTTTCGGCTCAGCGGCGCATCCAGGTGCTCGCAGCGCAGGGGCTCGGCGCTAAGGCGATCGCCAGCACGCTCACCAACGAGGGAATCCCCACCGCCAAGGGCGGCACCGAATGGAGCTACAGCTCGGTCAGACGCGCCCTGGCCCGCATCAACGGAAAGGCAGCCTGA
- a CDS encoding AAA family ATPase, whose amino-acid sequence MKHTTNSDLDSIPLPSYRFGDSSVDLYDVLRALGHADDAVVSVCTQDPDDKTAFRGRTVRVEHLGQGWSSPDDVNVWFSPNPLTLEPGVSRKGGEADVARGIALYVDLDVVTPDVKDKGLASLSECEQVVEKLTAVLGCAPVVVIESGHGLQPIWRVRDAPLITDGAVAWKTISARWAALVRQVAAEINPKGHVDSIFNIDRVLRCPGSTNWKVPDEPVPARGYVNADAGWLDVAELTSVLPEAPVASPVHQKGSPSEGQAVLDGFRSGAMSTAVAGKVREVEAAIEDGADRHSTMNSATLGLVRLGAKGEPGVRTALITVEALFEAVSDSAGHDPDEFQRSLTGALRVVAGDPDYVALDFYTGGAFEPGGIWGPGSGWIANEDGTRSRGMVAEVASDEDSVGVSAVLERFPLVGAAEMARPIPPIEWLIRGAWPRNSFGPIAGAKKTLKSYNAIAFALAVASGAPLLDQFEVVTPGPVLYLNGEGGRNLFHRRTQAIAKRYGVPLPELPLYAVHVSAPLDSPDFLGAVRHYLDEVQPELVILDPLYAYHPKGVDAANVYERGPMLAEFREQTVGDEAALLVADHFNKGAKELDLDSIGYAGMSAWADSWWVQRHARNGPNLETGEYPLEVQFGSRQWGGRQWNVNWRLPPLDQMDRAEEGEAVDLAVDWSVSRMTSVASSPEAAQASLTMQIYNLVKAQPGQLTKTAVKASKDVKGRGEARAAEVDRMLDAGMLRMERKKLWAMPITFGVGDEP is encoded by the coding sequence ATGAAGCATACAACCAACTCCGATCTGGACAGTATTCCATTGCCGTCGTACAGATTTGGCGACAGCTCTGTCGATCTCTACGACGTACTTCGAGCACTCGGTCACGCGGACGACGCCGTGGTCAGTGTGTGCACCCAGGATCCAGACGACAAGACGGCCTTTCGGGGACGGACGGTCCGCGTCGAGCACCTGGGACAAGGGTGGTCGTCGCCCGACGATGTCAACGTGTGGTTCTCACCGAACCCGCTGACCCTGGAGCCGGGCGTCTCGCGCAAGGGTGGCGAGGCAGACGTAGCGCGTGGCATCGCGCTGTACGTGGACCTGGACGTGGTCACCCCCGACGTGAAGGACAAGGGACTGGCGTCGCTGTCGGAGTGTGAGCAGGTGGTCGAGAAGCTGACCGCTGTGCTGGGATGCGCGCCTGTCGTGGTGATCGAGAGCGGGCACGGACTCCAACCAATCTGGAGAGTGCGTGATGCGCCGCTCATCACCGACGGTGCGGTGGCCTGGAAGACGATCAGCGCGCGATGGGCGGCTCTGGTGCGGCAGGTTGCCGCCGAGATCAACCCCAAAGGGCACGTGGACTCGATCTTCAACATCGACCGCGTGCTGCGGTGCCCCGGATCAACCAACTGGAAAGTCCCTGATGAGCCGGTGCCTGCGCGAGGCTACGTGAACGCGGACGCCGGATGGCTGGACGTCGCCGAGCTCACTTCCGTCCTGCCGGAGGCACCCGTGGCGTCGCCAGTCCACCAGAAGGGCAGTCCGTCCGAGGGGCAGGCAGTTCTCGATGGGTTCCGTAGTGGCGCGATGAGCACTGCGGTCGCCGGGAAGGTCCGCGAGGTGGAGGCGGCGATCGAGGACGGCGCAGACCGCCACTCGACCATGAACTCCGCGACGCTCGGCCTGGTCCGGCTCGGCGCGAAGGGCGAACCCGGCGTGCGCACCGCGCTGATCACCGTGGAGGCGCTGTTTGAGGCGGTGAGCGACTCCGCAGGGCACGACCCGGACGAGTTCCAAAGGTCGCTCACGGGCGCGCTGAGAGTCGTCGCCGGCGATCCTGACTACGTCGCGCTGGACTTCTACACGGGCGGCGCGTTCGAGCCGGGCGGAATCTGGGGGCCGGGTTCGGGCTGGATCGCCAACGAGGACGGCACCCGGTCCAGGGGCATGGTCGCCGAAGTCGCCTCCGACGAAGACTCGGTTGGCGTCTCCGCTGTGCTGGAGCGGTTCCCTCTTGTTGGGGCTGCCGAGATGGCGCGCCCCATCCCGCCGATCGAGTGGCTGATCCGCGGCGCATGGCCTCGGAATTCGTTCGGCCCCATCGCTGGAGCGAAGAAGACGCTCAAGTCGTACAACGCGATCGCGTTCGCTCTGGCGGTCGCGAGCGGTGCGCCGTTGCTCGATCAGTTTGAGGTCGTCACCCCGGGGCCGGTTCTCTACCTGAACGGCGAGGGCGGACGGAACCTGTTTCATCGGCGCACCCAGGCCATCGCGAAGAGGTACGGCGTGCCGCTCCCGGAGCTGCCGCTGTACGCGGTGCATGTGTCGGCCCCGCTGGACAGTCCGGACTTCCTTGGCGCGGTGCGGCACTACCTGGACGAAGTGCAGCCCGAGCTCGTGATTCTGGACCCGCTGTACGCCTACCACCCGAAGGGCGTGGATGCCGCGAATGTCTACGAGCGCGGCCCGATGCTGGCCGAGTTCCGGGAACAGACCGTTGGCGATGAAGCCGCGCTGCTCGTGGCGGATCACTTCAACAAGGGCGCGAAGGAGCTCGACCTGGACAGCATCGGCTATGCGGGGATGTCCGCGTGGGCCGACAGCTGGTGGGTGCAGCGGCACGCTCGCAACGGCCCGAATCTGGAGACGGGCGAATACCCGCTGGAGGTGCAGTTCGGCTCCCGACAGTGGGGCGGCAGGCAGTGGAACGTGAACTGGCGACTTCCTCCGCTTGATCAGATGGACCGCGCGGAGGAAGGCGAAGCTGTCGATCTTGCGGTGGACTGGTCGGTGTCGCGGATGACGTCCGTTGCGTCCAGCCCCGAGGCAGCGCAGGCGTCGTTGACGATGCAGATCTACAACCTGGTCAAGGCACAGCCGGGGCAGCTCACCAAGACCGCCGTGAAGGCGAGCAAGGACGTGAAGGGCCGCGGTGAGGCCCGCGCCGCAGAGGTCGATCGGATGCTCGACGCCGGGATGCTCCGGATGGAGCGAAAGAAGCTCTGGGCGATGCCTATCACCTTCGGCGTGGGTGACGAACCGTGA